The DNA sequence CGCGGAAGAAGTTGTCGCGCCGCCAGTCGGTATAGGTGATGTTGCGGCCGAAGGCGCGGCGCCAGGGCTGTCCGCCGTCGATTCCGGCCGAGATCGTCGTCGCGTTCTCCTGGTCGATCACGAGACCGTATTTGCGGCCGAAATAGCAGTAGAGCCAGCCGGAATAGTAGTTGATGCAGTGGTGGGAGGTGAACAGAACGGCATCGACATCGTTGTCCGCCATCCAGGGGCGAATCGAGTCCTGACGCCGCTGCATTTCGGCGTCCGAAAACGGGGAATACTCCTTCTCGCCGTTGTGCCACTCCATGACGTGCAACATGTCGTCAGACATGGCTATCCTCCGTCGTTTCCCCGGATACATCGCGACCGGCGGCCGGGCGGAATACTAGTGCGCCGACATGCATCAGATAAATTTATTCCTGAAATGATTGCATAAGACGATCGGATGACCGGCGTTCGCTTCTTCGCCATCTCCATCCCGTGTTGACGGCGGCGCAACGAGACCCCGCACGGCACGGCCGGATGGCCGGCCGCGGCGCTCGAAACCGGGCGGCAGTCCGGCGATTGCCGCCCGGCATCGCCCCGGGGCCGCTCAGGTCAGGAACTTGGTGAAGCCGCCGTCGACGTTCCAGCAGGCGCCGGTCACGAAGCTCGCCCGCTCCGACGCGAGAAAGGCCACGACGCCGGAGACCTCGTCCGGCCGGCCGTAGCGCCCGGTCAGAAGGAGTTGTCCTGCGAGGTTGGTGAACACCTCGTCGACGGTCTCCCCCGCCTCGCCGACGAAGGCCTCCTCCGCGATGCGTTCCCACAACGGGGTGTGGATGAGCGCCGGGTTGACCGCATTGACCCGGATGCCGTCGCCCGCGAGGTCCTGGGCCAGGGTCTTGGTCATAGCGAGCATCGCCGCCTTGGCCGAGTTGTAGTCCGCCATGCCGCCGAGGCCGCTGTGTCCGCTCACCGAGGCGACGTTGACGACCGAGCCGCCGCCCTGCTCGCGGATCAGCGGCACCGCGGCGCGGGTCGCGCGCACCGCACTCCAGAGGTTGATGTCGTAGGTCTGCTCCCAGACCTCGTCCGGGTCCTCGATGGTCCGGCCGACCGCGGCGTCTCCGGCATTGTTCACGAGAATGTCCAGGCGCCCGAAATGCGCTGCGGTTTCGTTGACGAAGCGTTCGACATCCTCTCGCCTGCTCATGTCGGCAGCGCACGAGAACACCTCCCCGCCGGCCGCTTCGATCGCCGCCGCGGCCTCGTCGAGCGGTCCCTGACGGCGCGCGCAGATCGAAACCTTGGCGCCCTCCTGCGCCAGTTCCATGGCGATCGCCTGGCCGAGGCCGAGGCTCGAGGCCGTCACGGCGGCCACCTTGCCGTTCAATCCGAGATCCATTGTCCGTTCCTTCGCTTGGTGTTGTCTGTGGGTCTTGTGCCGGCGGAAGCGCCGGAAACGCGCGCCGCCGCTAGAAGGCGGGGCTCAG is a window from the Rhodospirillaceae bacterium genome containing:
- a CDS encoding SDR family NAD(P)-dependent oxidoreductase gives rise to the protein MDLGLNGKVAAVTASSLGLGQAIAMELAQEGAKVSICARRQGPLDEAAAAIEAAGGEVFSCAADMSRREDVERFVNETAAHFGRLDILVNNAGDAAVGRTIEDPDEVWEQTYDINLWSAVRATRAAVPLIREQGGGSVVNVASVSGHSGLGGMADYNSAKAAMLAMTKTLAQDLAGDGIRVNAVNPALIHTPLWERIAEEAFVGEAGETVDEVFTNLAGQLLLTGRYGRPDEVSGVVAFLASERASFVTGACWNVDGGFTKFLT